The following is a genomic window from Dehalogenimonas sp. 4OHTPN.
CCATCGCCAGGCGAGCCCAGGATGCAGGCATTAAAGAAGTTGTTTTTGACCGGGGCGGGTACAAGTATCATGGCCGCGTTAAAGCGCTCGCCGATGCCGCCCGCGCCGCCGGACTATCGTTTTAGGAGCTGATATGGTAAAAGCGGTTATTTCTAAGATTGATGCACAGGAGCTGTCGCTGAATGACAAGCTCATATTCATCAACCGGGTGACCAAAGTGGTCAAGGGCGGCAAACGGATGGCCTTTTCCGCTCTCGTCGTTACCGGCGACGGCGCCGGTCATGTCGGCGTGGGTATGGGGAAGGCCAAAGAAGTTCCGGTAGCTATCGCCAAGGCTTCAGCGATCGCCAAGAAAAACCTGATCAAAGTTGATATGAACGGCACCACCATCCATCATGAAATTCGGATAAAATACGGCGCTGCCGAGGTATTTTTAAAGCCAGCCGCTCCGGGAACCGGTATCATCGCCGGCGGCAGTGTCCGGGCGGTACTGGAGACGGCCGGGATTAAAGATATTCTCACCAAATCCATGGGCAGTCCCAATAAGGTCAACGTTGCCCGGGCGACCATAGCCGCTTTAGCGGCGGTCAAAAACCCCGCAGAAACTCTGGCCAAGCGGCGCGCCGGAACTTCCGCTGAGGAGGTAGTCGGTGGCTAAGATAGCAATTACCTGGGTTAAAAGCGGCATAAAATACAAGTTCGACCAGAAGGACACCCTGGAGTCCCTGGGTCTTAAAAGAATGAACCAGACAGTTGTCCAGGAAGATAACCAGGCTATTCGGGGCATGATTCAGAAAGTCAGGCATCTGGTGGCTGTCTCGGAGGCGGAATAATGAAAGAACACGAGCTATTTCCTTCGCCCGGAGCATCAAAAAACCGCAAGCGGGTCGGCAGAGGTGATGCCTCGGGGCACGGGAACTATTCCGGGCGCGGCTACAAAGGCCAGAAGGCCAGAGCCGGCGGGCGGATCCGCCCCGGTTTTGAAGGCGGCCAGAACCCGCTTATCAAGAAGCTGCCGCAGAAGCGGGGTTTCCACAATCCATTCCGTGTTGAATACGATGTAGTTAATATCGGCGACCTGAAGGTATTTGACAGCGGCGCAGTCGTCGACGCCGACAGCCTGGTAAGCGCGCGGTTGCTTAAATCGGCCAGCCGGCCGCTCAAAATTCTTGGCGGCGGTGAACTGGATAGGGCTTTAACGGTAAAAGCCGCTGCTTTTAGCGCCGAGGCTAAAGCCAAGATTGAAGCCGCCGGTGGTAAAACAGAGGTAGTGTAAATGCCGGAGAAATCAAACCGCCCCAAGTTGCTCCAGGCGATGGTTGACGCTTTCAGCCTGCCGGATCTCCGGAGGCGTATCCTTATCACCATCGGTATTCTGGCGGCGTTCCGAGTAATTGCCCATGTACCGATGCCGGGCGTCGATTCCCAGGCGCTGGCCGAGTTGATGGAAGGAAATGCCGTCCTCGGCATGCTCGACATCTTTTCCGGCGGCGCACTCAGAAACTTCAGTCTGGTAGCCCTGGGCGTTTATCCGTATATCACCGCCAGCATCGTGATGACGCTGATGACGCCGATCATCCCGTTCCTGCAGCGGCTGTCACAGGAAGGCGAAGCCGGGCGCAACAAGATCAACTTGATTACTCACTGGATGACAGTGCCGCTGGCGGCGTTGGGCGGCTGGGGGCAGCTGGTCCTTCTGCAGCGCGAAGGCGTGGTGGCGGCTTCCGACCCCCTGGTGACAGTAACCATTATTATTTCGCTGACCGCGGGGACATTGTTCTTGGTCTGGCTGGGCGAACAGATTACCCAGTACGGCATAGGTAACGGCGTGTCCATAATCATCTTCGCCGGCATCGTTGCCGGACTGCCGCAGCTTATCGGTCAGGGTTTCCTGGCCCGCGAGCAGTTCCTAGGCCTGGGGGTCTATCTGCTCATCGCTCTGGCGACTACCATCCTCATCGTTATCTTTACTGAAGCACATCGACGGATACCGGTACAGTATGCCAAAACCGTCATCAAGAGCGGCCGGATGTACCGTCAGAGCGGCGCTTCCCACATCCCGCTCAGGGTCAACACCGCCGGCATGATCCCGCTGATCTTCGCTTCGGCGCTGGTCATCTTTCCCGGCACTATCGCCAGCTACTTCATGAATCCGGCTGGAAGCGATCCCAATTTTTGGAACACTATCTATACCTGGTTCAATCCCAATACCGAACTGCCGGTCGGGGCATTTTACTGGGTAATGTTCTTCCTGTTAACCATAGCTTTCGCCTTTTTCTATACCATGGTCGTTTTCGAGCAGCAAGACCTGCCAGGCACTCTGCAGAAGCAGGGGGGCTTTATTCCCGGCATCCGCCCCGGCAAACAGACGGCGACCTACCTGAACTCGGTGATCCGCAATATCACCTGGGGAGGCGCCCTGTTCCTGGCAACAGTGGCCATCATGCCCTTCCTGGCCCGGGAGATTACCAGCGTCCAGACACTGCAGTTGTCGAGCTTCGGTATGCTTATCGTTGTAGGCGTGGTACTCGATACCATGAAGCAACTTGAGGCTCAACTGGTAATGAGGCGGTACGAAGGCTTTATAAAATAGGCCGAAATAATGTATAATGCAGTTTTTCTGGGCGCACCGGGCGCCGGCAAAGGGACTCAGGCCGCGGTAGTGGCTGAGAGAATGGGTTTTGCTCACCTTGCCACCGGAGACCTGTTCCGCAAACATATCGCGGCCGGCGACGAACTGGGGCGGCGGGTTAAATCGTACCTTGACAAGGGGCAGTTGGTGCCCGATGAAGTTACCGTTGCGATGGTGCTTGGCCGCATGGGTCAACTAGCCGATAAGGGCGGAGTCATCCTTGACGGCTTCCCCCGGACGCTGTCACAGGCCGAGGCTCTCGACCGGGCGCTGGCAGCCACCGGCGGGACAGTCAGCCGGGTAGTTTACCTGGCGGTGCCTGAGGCGGAGCTGGTAAAAAGGTTGTCCGACCGCTGGATTTGCCGCGGCTGCCAGGCTCCGTACACCGCCGCCGATAAAGCGGCGTCCAACACTTGCCGCCGGTGCGGAGGCGAACTGTACCAGCGCACCGACGACACGCCGGAAACAGTAAGAAAGAGGCTTGAAGTATATTTTAAAGAGACGTCTCCACTCGTCGAGTACTATCGGCAGGCCGGGATCTTGGCTGAAGTCGATGGTACCGGCGAAGTCTCGGAGGTAACCGGCCGCATTGCAGCAGTTTTATCTTAATGGGAATAATTATAAAATCGGATAGAGAGATCGCCATCATGCGGCGTGCCGGTAGGATCATCGGCACGACCCTTGAGGAGTTGAGGAATAGATTAAAGCCGGGTATGAAAACGGCCGAGTTGGATAAGATAGCAGAAGAGATGCTGCGAAAGATGGGTGCCGCACCCTCGTTCAAGGGCTATCACGGCTTCCCGGCGTCGTTATGCGTGTCCGTCAATGAAGAAATCGTTCACGGCATTCCCGGTGATCGGATTCTCAAGGAGGGCGACCTGGTATCACTCGATTTGGGAGCTGTGGTTGAAGGCTTTCAGGCTGACGCCGCCATTTCCGCCGGTGTCGGGCAAGTGTCGGCTGAGGTTGAAGACCTGATCAGAGCCACCGCCGATTCATTGACCAAGGGACTTGCCGCGGCGCGGGATGGCAATCACCTGGGCGATATCGGTGAAGCGGTCGAGAATTGCGCCAAACGGCACGGTTTCAATGTCGTTAAAAACTACGGCGGTCACGGCATCGGACGCTCGATGCACGAGGACCCGCATATTCCGAATTTCGGGAGATCCGGCAGCGGGCCGAAACTCAGGAAAGGGATGACACTGGCTATCGAACCGATGCTGAGCGCCGGCAGCTGCGAAAATAAAGTCGGCGCCGATGCCTGGACAGTGGTCACCGCCGATGGGAAACTGGCAGCTCACGCAGAACACACCATAGCGATAACCGCGGGCGAAGCCGAGGTTCTGACCCTCGCCCGGTAACGATTGTAGTATTTATGCCGAAGAAAGATGCTATTGAAGTTGAAGGGACAGTGCTGGAAGCGCTGCCCAACGCCAGCTTCCGGGTGGAACTGGCTAACGGGCACGAAGTGCTGGCCCATATCTCGGGAAAAATGAGGGTGCATTATATCAGAATACTGCCCGGCGACAGGGTATTAGTCGAATTATCGCCGTATGATTTAACCCGCGGCAGGGTTACCTACCGCTTCAAGTCGTAATTAAAGGAGAACCAGTGAAAGTCAAAGCTTCAGTTAAGCCCCGTTGTGAAAAGTGCAAGATCGTACGGCGTGAAGGCGTGGTCAGGAATATCTGCACCAACGTCAAGCACAAGCAGCGCCAGGGTTAGGAGGAAATATGGCACGTATCGCCGGTGTAGATATTCCGCAAAACAAGCAGGTATTGTTCTCCCTGCCGTATATTTACGGCATCGGGCCAACGCTTGCCGGACAGATCCTCGAGCGGTTGAAGATCGACCCGACCGTTAAAGTGTCGGCGCTGACCGAGGAAGAACTCAACCGGATCCGCGAAGTTGTCGACAAGGAATTCCGTGTTGAAGGCGACCTGCGCAAAGAAATATCATTGAATGTAAAACGTCTGATAGATATCGGCTCCTACCGCGGGCTGCGGCATCGCCGTAGTCTGCCGGTGAACGGCCAGCGCACCCGAACCAACGCGCGCACCCGCCGCGGGCCTCGGAAGACCGTAGCCGGTCGCGGCCAGAAACGCGGCGCCGCCAAGAAGTAAACCCAGCAAATATTAGGAGGCATTAAGTGGCAACCAAAAAACGCGTTGGCGTTAAGAAAAAAGAAAAGCGGCTGATACCGGTCGGCAAAGCCTTTATCCAGGCGACGTTCAACAACACTATCGTCACCCTGGCCGACCCGCAGGGTAATGTCCTGGCGACCACCAGTTCCGGGAACGCCGGCTTTAAAGGTTCGCGAAAAGGCACTCCCTACGCCGCCCAGATGGCCGCCCAGAACTGCGCCAAAAAGGCGATGGAAAGCGGCTTGCGCCAGATTGAAGTGTTTGTAAAGGGGCCTGGTTCGGGGCGAGAAGCCGCCATTCGGTCGCTGCAGGCTTCCGGGCTGATTGTCACCGGCATCCGCGACGTCACCCCGATCCCGCACAACGGTTGCCGTCCTCCCAAGAGAAGGAGGGTGTAAGAGGTAAATATGGCGAGATATTATTTGGCAGTTTGCCGGCAATGCCGGCGCAGCGGCGAAAAGCTGATGCTTAAAGGCAACAAATGTTTCAGCAAATGCACCTTTGACAAGCGTCCCAAGCCGCCCGGGCCGCAGCCGGCACGGCCGCGGCGTCTTTCGGATCGCGGCACCCAGCTTCGAGAGAAGCAGAAGATACGCTATTCTTTCGGTATGCTCGAGCGCGAATTCCGGCGTTTTTTTGCCGAAGCCGAACGTCAGCCCGGTGTCACCGGCGACTCCTTGATGCTCCTGTTGGAACGCCGGTTGGACAATGTCGTCTATCGGTCAGGTCTGGCTGATTCCCGGGCTCAAGCTCGGCAGGTGGTACGTCACGGTCATATAAACGTCGGCGGTAAGAACGTTGACATCCCGTCCTACCTGGTAAAAGAATCTGACGTAATCACTTTTAAAGAACAGAGCACCAAGACCGGGTATTACCAGAAAGTACTCGAGGTTATCGGGTCCAAGATGACTCCCGGCTGGTTGGCGATTGATAAAAAGACTCTCGCCTGCAAAGTGGTTTCTTTACCGACCCCTGGCGATCTCGACATGAAGCTCGACGCTCAGGCCGCGGTGGAGTACTACTCCCGTTAATATGCCCCGGCGGATAAAAGCAATAGGTGATCCGCCAATGAGCTTAAGGAGGTAAGGCTGGTGTCAGAAATCGCTCAGCCAGTAATTGAAATAAGAAGCGCTCACGGCAGTGACTTTGCCCATTTTGTGGTCGAACCGCTGGACAAAGGCTTCGGCACCACTCTGGGTAACGCCCTGCGGCGGGTGCTCCTGTCGTCGCTGCCCGGCGCCGCCGTCACGCAGGTGCGTATTGAAGGCGTTCAGCATGAATTTTCACCGCTGCCCAAAGCCAAGGAAGATACCATCGATTTCCTGCTCAATCTTAAGGGTTTACGCCTTAAAGCTGTTTCCGGACGCCCGGGGCGGCTCATCCTGGATGTCAAAGGGAAGCGTAAAGTCACGGCCGGTGATATTGAGCCATCATCAGATTTCACTGTGGCTAACCCGGATTTATACCTGTTGACGATGGATGACAAAGACGCTCATTTTTACGTCGAGATGGATGTAGAGATTGACCGGGGTTATCGCCTGGCCGATTCAAAGGAAAATCCGACAGTCGGCACGATCCCGCAGGATGCCATCTTCAGCCCGGTGGAAAAGGTAAATTACACCACTGAGCCGGTACACCTGGGTCAGGAAACGAGCTACGAACGGCTGCACCTTCAGGTGTGGACCGACGGTACCGTCAGTCCCTCCGAAGCGGTGGTGCAATCCGCAAATATTTTGCTCAAGCAATTCGCGCCGTTCGCCAGTCTCGGGGGCATGCCGTTTCCCATCAGCGAGAAGCGGGTTGAAAAACTGACCATCCCTGAAGAGAAGTTCAATATGCCGATCGAGCAACTTGACCTGTCGGTACGGTCGTTGAATTGTTTGAGGCAATCAGCCTGGCGAAAGCGCCGTCGCGCCGGTTGAAGAAGAAGAAAAAAAGCCCAAGCGCAAACGCGCTCAAGCGGCGGTAGAGTGAGGTCTGGATAAATGCGACACGGATTAGTTACCAAACGGTTTGACCGCGACAAGGGCCAACGCGAAGCCCTGTTTCGCGGCCTAGTGACCGACCTGTTAAAATACGAGAAAATCACCACCACCGAATCCCGGGCTAAGGAAATCCGCAAGGTTGCCGAAAAAATGGTTACCTTAGGTAAAAAAGGCAACCTCTCCGCCAGGCGGCAGGCCGCGGCTTACCTATATGAAGAAGCGGTGGTTGATAGGCTTTTCGGTGAAATGGCCAAACGTTACGCTGACCGCTCAGGCGGCTATACTCGCGTTGTTAAAATCGGACCACGGGCAGGCGACGGCGCCGCCGAAGCGATCGTCGAGTTCGTCAAATAGGACGGCGTTGACCGGCGATATTAAAACCAAAGTAGCTTTAATAATTGAATATGACGGCACGCGGTTCCTTGGTTCTCAGTGCCAGCCGAAAGCGGCCACGGTACAATCTGAGGTAGAGTCAGCAATTGAGAAGCTGACCGGCGAGAAGCTCCGGGTAATGCTTTCAAGCCGTACCGACACCGGTGTTTCGGCTCTGGGTCAGGTTGCCAGTTTCCGAACCGGATCATCGTTAGCACCGGAACGGATCATCGGGGGACTGAACCACTACCTGCCGCAGGACATCGCGATAAAGGCCGCGTATCGGATTCCAGACGACCTGGAAGTGCGGCGGGCGGCAGTCAGCCGGGAGTACCTCTATCGTATCTGGAACGAACCGGAGCGATCGCCGCTTAACGAGCGGTTTCGCCACCGGGTGGCGCCGAGGCTTGATGAGAGAGCGATGGACGCCGCCGCCAAGCTTCTGGTCGGCACCCACGACCTGAAAGCTTTCGGCAGTGCCGGAAGAGGGCCGGAGCGGAGTACGGTACGCACCGTCTACGACGCTAATGTTAGCCGTAACGGGGCTGAAGTGACGTTCAGGATCGTAGCCAGCTCCTTTCTGACCCATCAGGTCAGGAACACAGTAGGCGCCCTGATTAAGGTCGGGGCGGGTAATCTGACCGTTGAGGAGTTTAAAGGACTGTTATCGATTAATGCACCTGGCAAGGCTGGTCCGGCAGCGCCGGGCAAGGGGCTTTGTCTTATTAAGATCAACTACCGGAAAGATTTGGGAGATTACAATGAAAACACTTAGCGTCAAAGCGGGGGACATCACCCGCGAATGGCATGTTATCGATGCCGAAGGTAAAGTTCTGGGGCAGGTGGCGGCTCAAGCTGCCAAACTGTTAATGGGGAAGCACAAGCCGATTTTCTGCCGGCACCTGGACTGCGGCGACGGCGTCGTCATCATCAACGCCGGCAAGATAATCTTCACTGGCAAAAAAGGCACCGACAAGTTCTACTACCGCCACTCCGGCTATCCGGGCGGGTTTCGCCAGGAGAGCTTGAATCAGATGCTTGAAAAAAAGCCGACCTTCCCGCTGGAACACGCCATCCGCGGCATGCTGCCACGCAACCGTCTGGGTTCAGCTATGTTCAGGAAGTTGCGTGTTTATGCCGGCGCCGAGCACCCGCACCTGGCTCAGGTGTCGACCGCCGCCGAGGCCAAATAAAAAGCCGAATAAAAAACAGATTACCAGATATTGCGGCGGTAGAATTGCCAACCGCGCGAAGGGGAAAATGAATGGAAAAGAAGAACTACTTTCAGGGCACCGGCCGTCGTAAGTCAGCGGTAGCCCAGGTGCGCCTTACTCCGGGCAAAGGCGCCATCGTCGTCGACGGAAAACCGTTCGAGGAGATCTTCAACCGGCCGGAATACGTCAGGACGGTGATGAAGCCTCTCGAGGTTACCGAGACAATCAATAAATTCTCGGTCATGGTTAAGCTGTCCGGCGGCGGCGTTTCCGGGCAGAGCGATGCCATCGCCATGGGACTGTCTCGCGCGCTAATAGCCGTTGACGATAAAAACAAAGCCGTGCTGCGTCAGAACGGTCTGCTGACCCGGGACCCGCGGACTAAAGAGCGGAAGAAAGCCGGCCTCAAGCGAGCCCGCAAGGCGCCTCAGTACACCAAGCGTTAATAATCCCCTGCGAGCTAATAAAGACGATTCCCGCCTATTTGGCGGGAATCGTCTTTATAAAGGGACTGACTATTGAAGGTCTTGATGAGGTTCCATGGACCGTTCTGTCAAATGGTGTCAGCGAGCCGCTCTTTCAGGTATGTGATTGTGTCGACCGGCGTAGGATCGGTACGGTTCAATATCGCCAGGTAGTAACTAACGTAGTCGCCAAGCAGGATCAGGCTCATCATTTGAGCGAGCGGGGAAATACCTCGACCGTCGGCGAAGGTAATCCGCGCCCCTGCCCGGGTCAGAAGCTCTGCCGTAATCTGGTAACGCTTGAGATTGCGCCCGTAAATTTGGTTAGACCGCAGCATGACTACCTGGATTTTGTGTAGCAGATCGGCGGGGAACTGGTAGCCGACGACAGCGTTGTGGTTGAGCTCCGG
Proteins encoded in this region:
- the rpsE gene encoding 30S ribosomal protein S5, with the translated sequence MVKAVISKIDAQELSLNDKLIFINRVTKVVKGGKRMAFSALVVTGDGAGHVGVGMGKAKEVPVAIAKASAIAKKNLIKVDMNGTTIHHEIRIKYGAAEVFLKPAAPGTGIIAGGSVRAVLETAGIKDILTKSMGSPNKVNVARATIAALAAVKNPAETLAKRRAGTSAEEVVGG
- the rplQ gene encoding 50S ribosomal protein L17, which codes for MRHGLVTKRFDRDKGQREALFRGLVTDLLKYEKITTTESRAKEIRKVAEKMVTLGKKGNLSARRQAAAYLYEEAVVDRLFGEMAKRYADRSGGYTRVVKIGPRAGDGAAEAIVEFVK
- the rpsK gene encoding 30S ribosomal protein S11 — translated: MATKKRVGVKKKEKRLIPVGKAFIQATFNNTIVTLADPQGNVLATTSSGNAGFKGSRKGTPYAAQMAAQNCAKKAMESGLRQIEVFVKGPGSGREAAIRSLQASGLIVTGIRDVTPIPHNGCRPPKRRRV
- the rpsI gene encoding 30S ribosomal protein S9 codes for the protein MEKKNYFQGTGRRKSAVAQVRLTPGKGAIVVDGKPFEEIFNRPEYVRTVMKPLEVTETINKFSVMVKLSGGGVSGQSDAIAMGLSRALIAVDDKNKAVLRQNGLLTRDPRTKERKKAGLKRARKAPQYTKR
- a CDS encoding DNA-directed RNA polymerase subunit alpha, with the translated sequence MSEIAQPVIEIRSAHGSDFAHFVVEPLDKGFGTTLGNALRRVLLSSLPGAAVTQVRIEGVQHEFSPLPKAKEDTIDFLLNLKGLRLKAVSGRPGRLILDVKGKRKVTAGDIEPSSDFTVANPDLYLLTMDDKDAHFYVEMDVEIDRGYRLADSKENPTVGTIPQDAIFSPVEKVNYTTEPVHLGQETSYERLHLQVWTDGTVSPSEAVVQSANILLKQFAPFASLGGMPFPISEKRVEKLTIPEEKFNMPIEQLDLSVRSLNCLRQSAWRKRRRAG
- a CDS encoding adenylate kinase, whose translation is MYNAVFLGAPGAGKGTQAAVVAERMGFAHLATGDLFRKHIAAGDELGRRVKSYLDKGQLVPDEVTVAMVLGRMGQLADKGGVILDGFPRTLSQAEALDRALAATGGTVSRVVYLAVPEAELVKRLSDRWICRGCQAPYTAADKAASNTCRRCGGELYQRTDDTPETVRKRLEVYFKETSPLVEYYRQAGILAEVDGTGEVSEVTGRIAAVLS
- the rpsM gene encoding 30S ribosomal protein S13, translated to MARIAGVDIPQNKQVLFSLPYIYGIGPTLAGQILERLKIDPTVKVSALTEEELNRIREVVDKEFRVEGDLRKEISLNVKRLIDIGSYRGLRHRRSLPVNGQRTRTNARTRRGPRKTVAGRGQKRGAAKK
- the rplM gene encoding 50S ribosomal protein L13, which encodes MKTLSVKAGDITREWHVIDAEGKVLGQVAAQAAKLLMGKHKPIFCRHLDCGDGVVIINAGKIIFTGKKGTDKFYYRHSGYPGGFRQESLNQMLEKKPTFPLEHAIRGMLPRNRLGSAMFRKLRVYAGAEHPHLAQVSTAAEAK
- the secY gene encoding preprotein translocase subunit SecY; the encoded protein is MPEKSNRPKLLQAMVDAFSLPDLRRRILITIGILAAFRVIAHVPMPGVDSQALAELMEGNAVLGMLDIFSGGALRNFSLVALGVYPYITASIVMTLMTPIIPFLQRLSQEGEAGRNKINLITHWMTVPLAALGGWGQLVLLQREGVVAASDPLVTVTIIISLTAGTLFLVWLGEQITQYGIGNGVSIIIFAGIVAGLPQLIGQGFLAREQFLGLGVYLLIALATTILIVIFTEAHRRIPVQYAKTVIKSGRMYRQSGASHIPLRVNTAGMIPLIFASALVIFPGTIASYFMNPAGSDPNFWNTIYTWFNPNTELPVGAFYWVMFFLLTIAFAFFYTMVVFEQQDLPGTLQKQGGFIPGIRPGKQTATYLNSVIRNITWGGALFLATVAIMPFLAREITSVQTLQLSSFGMLIVVGVVLDTMKQLEAQLVMRRYEGFIK
- the map gene encoding type I methionyl aminopeptidase; this translates as MGIIIKSDREIAIMRRAGRIIGTTLEELRNRLKPGMKTAELDKIAEEMLRKMGAAPSFKGYHGFPASLCVSVNEEIVHGIPGDRILKEGDLVSLDLGAVVEGFQADAAISAGVGQVSAEVEDLIRATADSLTKGLAAARDGNHLGDIGEAVENCAKRHGFNVVKNYGGHGIGRSMHEDPHIPNFGRSGSGPKLRKGMTLAIEPMLSAGSCENKVGADAWTVVTADGKLAAHAEHTIAITAGEAEVLTLAR
- the truA gene encoding tRNA pseudouridine(38-40) synthase TruA, with translation MTGDIKTKVALIIEYDGTRFLGSQCQPKAATVQSEVESAIEKLTGEKLRVMLSSRTDTGVSALGQVASFRTGSSLAPERIIGGLNHYLPQDIAIKAAYRIPDDLEVRRAAVSREYLYRIWNEPERSPLNERFRHRVAPRLDERAMDAAAKLLVGTHDLKAFGSAGRGPERSTVRTVYDANVSRNGAEVTFRIVASSFLTHQVRNTVGALIKVGAGNLTVEEFKGLLSINAPGKAGPAAPGKGLCLIKINYRKDLGDYNENT
- the rpmD gene encoding 50S ribosomal protein L30, translated to MAKIAITWVKSGIKYKFDQKDTLESLGLKRMNQTVVQEDNQAIRGMIQKVRHLVAVSEAE
- the infA gene encoding translation initiation factor IF-1, encoding MPKKDAIEVEGTVLEALPNASFRVELANGHEVLAHISGKMRVHYIRILPGDRVLVELSPYDLTRGRVTYRFKS
- the rpmJ gene encoding 50S ribosomal protein L36, translated to MKVKASVKPRCEKCKIVRREGVVRNICTNVKHKQRQG
- the rpsD gene encoding 30S ribosomal protein S4, whose amino-acid sequence is MARYYLAVCRQCRRSGEKLMLKGNKCFSKCTFDKRPKPPGPQPARPRRLSDRGTQLREKQKIRYSFGMLEREFRRFFAEAERQPGVTGDSLMLLLERRLDNVVYRSGLADSRAQARQVVRHGHINVGGKNVDIPSYLVKESDVITFKEQSTKTGYYQKVLEVIGSKMTPGWLAIDKKTLACKVVSLPTPGDLDMKLDAQAAVEYYSR
- the rplO gene encoding 50S ribosomal protein L15, whose protein sequence is MKEHELFPSPGASKNRKRVGRGDASGHGNYSGRGYKGQKARAGGRIRPGFEGGQNPLIKKLPQKRGFHNPFRVEYDVVNIGDLKVFDSGAVVDADSLVSARLLKSASRPLKILGGGELDRALTVKAAAFSAEAKAKIEAAGGKTEVV